CGTACGCCGAGCCACTGGACGTTCCCACCCTGGCCCGGATCGCGCACGTCTCCCCGGCGCACTTCATCCGGACGTTCCGGGCGACCTTCGGTGAGACGCCGCACCGTTACCTCCAGCGTCGCAGGGTCGAACGCGCGATGTCGCTGCTGATGACGACGGACCGGGACGTCACGGACATCTGCTACGCGGTCGGCTTCGGCAGCCTCGGCACGTTCAGCCGCACCTTCCGGGGGATCGTCGGCGAGTCGCCCACCGCGTTCCGGCGGCGTCGGGCGGCTGCCGACGCCGTGCCGAGCTGCTTCGCCAAGGCCTGGACCCGGCCCAGCAGTTTTGGATAAGCAGCAGGTCAGCGCGGGGCTCTACGGTGCTCGCATGACGATGATGAACGCGATCAGCCGCTCCCAGATCTTCGTGCTCGACCAGGACGAGGCCCTCGACTTCTACGTCGGCAAGCTCGGGCTGGAGGTGCACACCGACGTCGACCTCGGCTTCATGCGCTGGCTCACGGTGAACGTCCCGGGCGACCGCGAACGGGAGATCCTGCTGGAGAGGCCCGGTCCGCCGGCGCTGGACCCGGCCACCGCCGAGCAGGTGCGGGAGCTGCTCACCAAGGGCGCCGCGGGCGGCTACCTCTTCATGACCACCGACGACGCGTACCAGACGCACGCGGACCTGGTGGCGAAGGGCGTGGACATCACCGACGAGCCGACCGAGCGTCCGTACGGCATCGACTTCGGTGTCCGTGATCCCTTCGGCAACCGGATCCGCGTCGGCCAGATGTTCTGAGACCGGCCGGGCCGCCGTCCCCCGCAGGCCGCGGCGGGTCCCCACCCCGTTCCGGTGCGCCCCGGCCGGCCGTGGGGACCTGTCGCGTCGGCTCCCGGGACGAGATCGTCGGCCGAACATCCACTGCGGACCCTCAACCAGGCAAACGATCTTGACATCTGTCGACCGGGCTGGTCTCATGCCGTTCGGACGGGCGACGAGACCCTGCGGACCCACCGCCGGGAAACCGTGTCCGGCCGGACGGCCGGGTGTCGACGGGGGACACCTCCACCTCATCTTTCATGCCTCCCTCGGTCGCCACGTCCACCTGCGTGACTGACTGTCACACCTCTGCCTGCCAGGAGGGCATGTGAGAAGATCCCTCGCCGCTGTCAGCTCGGCGCTGCTCGCCAGCAGCCTGCTGACCGGCGTCGCCGCCACCCCGGCCCAGGCGGCGCCCACGCCCGCCGACCCGGACGCCGCCGCCCGCTCCGCGCTGCGGGCCAACCCCGCCGTGGTCAAGGGCAGCAACCGCGAGTCGTACGCGGCGCACCGCACCACGGTCGACCGCGACGGCGCCGGCCACGTCCGCTACACCCGTCGCTACCAGGGCCTGCGGGTCGCCGGTGGGGACTTCGTCATCCACACCACGCCCGGCGGCGGGTACGCCGGCTCGTCGGTCGGCCTGACCACCCCGCTGACCCTGGACGTCAAGCCGACGTTCCCGGCCGCCTCGGCGAAGACGCTGGCCGCGGCGCGGTTCAAGGGCCGACGCACCTCGGTGGGCACGCCGGAGCTGTTCGTCGACGCCACCTCCGGCAAGGGCCGGCTGGCCTGGGAGACGGTGATCACCGGCTGGCAACCGGACGGGCAGACCCCGTCCCGTCTCCACGTCGTCGTCGACGCCACCACCGGCCGGCTGATCGGCACGTACGACGAGATCGCCATGGTCGCCGGCACCGGGTACGGCGTGCACGGCGGCCAGGTCACCATCGACACCGTCGCCGCCAACGGCAGCTACACGCTCACCGACCCGGTGCGCGGCGACGGCTCCACCTGCGACATGGGCAACGACACCGTCACCTGCGCGCCCTTCACCGACGCCGACAACGTCTGGGGCAGCGGCACCGTCGGCAGCCGACAGTCGGCGGCGGTGGACGCGCACTACGGGGCGGCGAAGACGTACGACTACTTCAAGAACGTGCACGGCCGCGACGGCGTCTTCGGCGACGGCCGGGGCGTGCGCAGCCGGGTGCACTACGGCGACAACTACGACAACGCCTTCTGGGACGGCCTCCAGATGACCTACGGGGACGGTTGGGGCAACGCCAGCCCGCTGGTCTCCCTGGACATCGCCGGGCACGAGATGACCCACGGCGTCACCGACAACGTGGTCCCCGGCGGTCTCACCTACGCCGGTGAGGCCGGCGGTCTCAACGAGGCCACCAGCGACATCTTCGGCACCGCCGTCGAGTTCTACGCCAACAACCCCACCGACCCGGGTGACTACCGGATCGGCGAGAAGCTCGGCCCGGCGCTGCGGGTCATGTACAACCCGGCGCAGGACGGCGTCTCGGACAGTTGCTGGTCGACCGCCACCGCCGGCAAGGACGTGCACTTCTCGTCCGGCGTCGGCAACCACTTCTTCTTCAACCTGGCCGAGGGCACCGGGGCCACCCCGTACGGCACGTCGCCGGTGTGCGGCTCGGCCCCGGCGGTCACCGGGATCGGCCGGACCAGGGCGGAGCGGATCTGGTGGCGGGCGCTGGACGTCTACTTCACCTCGAACACGTCGTACGTGAACACCGCCAACCCGGGCAACACCGCACGGGCGTACACCCTGCGGGCGGCGGCCGACCTGTTCGGCGGCTGCGGCGTCGAGTACCGGGCCGTCCAGGCGGCCTGGACGGCGGTGAACGTCGCCGGCGGCGACGCGGCCTGCACGGCGGCGGACGGCTTCTCGCTGACCCTGACGCCGACCAGCACGGCGGTCAACGCGGGCGAGTCGGCGACGGCCGGGCTCACCCTGGCCACCACCGGCGGGGCGGCGCAGCCGGAGGTCACGTTCTCGGTCAGCGGCCTGCCGGCCGGTGCGACCGCCTCGTTCAGTCCGACGGTGACCAGCTCCGACGGCCAGACCACGCTGACCGTCACCACGGCCGCCGGCACCCCGGCGGGCAGCTACCCGGTCACGGTCACCGCCACCGGAGCGACGGTCACCCGGACGGCCAGCCTCACCCTGATCGTGTACGGGCCGGGCGGCGTCTGCCCGGTCGGGCAGCAGCTCGTCGACCCCGGCTTCGAGTCGGGCGGCACGGGTTGGACGGCCACCCCCGGAGTGGTCGGGCAGTTCGGCGCGGTCGGCCAGCCGGCCCGCACCGGCGTCTGGAGCGCCTGGCTGGGCGGTCACGGCCGGACCAGCACCGACTCGCTCGACCAGCGGCTCGCCCTGCCGGCCGGCTGCGCCACCTACACGCTCAGCTACTGGATGAGCGTGCGGACGGCGGAGACCAGCACCACCAAGGCGTACGACACGATCAGGGTGCAGGTGCTCGACGGGTCCGGGGCGGTGCTGGCCACCCTGGCCACGTACTCGAACCTCAGCCGCAGCGACGGGTACGTGTCCCGGAGCCTGTCGCTGGCCCCGTACCAGGGACAGAGCGTGACGCTGCGGTTCGTGGCGACCGAGGACGTGTCGTTGCAGACCTCGTTCGTCCTGGACGATCTCGCGGTGACCATCGCCTGATCCCGGTGATCCACCGGCCGGACCGACCGTCCGGCTGACCGGCGCCCGGCGGGGCCCGGCGACCACCCACCCCGGTGGTCGCCGGGCCCGCGTCGTTAGGGTCGGCGGACGAGAAGGGTGGTGGGCGGTGTCGGACCCGCAGTTGACGGTCGAGGTGACCGGGCCGGTGGCGACCGTGACGATCAGCAACCCGGCCCGGCGCAACGCGATGACCCACGAGATGTGGCGGCGGTTGCCGGTGCTGCTGGACCGGGTCGAGGCGGACCCGGCCGTCCGGGCGCTGGTGCTCACCGGGGCGGGGGACACCTTCTGCGCCGGCGCGGACCTGGCCGACCTGGGGGAGACGCTGGCCCTCGGTGACGCCGGCGTCGCGGTCGCCGCCGAGGAACGGCTGGCCGCCTTCGCCAAACCGACGATCGCCGCCGTGCGGGGGGCCTGCGTGGGCGGCGGCTGTCAGCTCGCCGTCGCCTGCGACCTGCGGATCGTCGCCGCGGACGCGCGGTTCGGGGTGCCCCCGGCCCGGCTCGGGCTGGTCTACCCGGCCCCGACCACCCGCCGGCTGGCCGCCCTGGTCGGCCCGGCAACCGCCAAGTACCTGCTCTTCACCGGCGAGCTGATCGACGCCGAACGGGCCGTCCGGGTGGGGCTCGCCGACGAGGTCGTGCCGGTGGACCGGCTCGCCGACCGGGTCGCCGGGCTGACCGGGAGCGTCGCCGCCCGGTCGCAGCTCACCGTCGTCGCGGCCAAGGAGATCGTGGACGGCCGGGCGGACGCCGACCGGGTCGCCTGGTGGTACGGGCAGGTCCAGACCAGCGGCGAGGCCCGCGAGGGGGTGGCCGCCTTCCACGAACGCCGCCCGGCGCGGTTCACCTGGGCGGTCCCGCCGGAAAAAACGTCCGGACCGGATGTCGGAGCCGGGCCGGCCGGTTCGTGGGGTGACTGAGGCCGGCACCGGACCGACGGCGCGCTCAGGAAGATCCTTCGTGAGCCCGGACGGGAGGGGCCGCCGGCCGCCCGGCTGAGCGGGCCGACCCACCGGCCAACGGGGACGCTCAGCCGGGCGGGGACACCGGAGCCACCGGCCCCGCCGGACGCGTCGGGCCGGAGCAGCAGGTCAGGTGGCGCGTCCCCGGCGGGCGGCGGTGGCGGCGCGGGCCGCGTCGAGCGGGCGGCTGACGCAGTCGGCCATCTGCGCCACCAGCTCGCTGTGCAGCAGCGGCCGGTTCACCTCGCTGGCCACCTGCAACGCCGGCCCGGAGACGGAACGCCAGATGGCGGCCAGCCCCGCGCCGAGGCCGAGCAGCGCGATCGCAGCCCGGGTGACCGGGGAGCCGCCGGCCGCGGCGGCGCTCACCCCGACCACCGCCACCAGGACCAGCACCAGCGGTACGAGCACCGGGTAGAAGATTCCCCGCGCGGCCCGGACCACCAGTTTCCGGTCCCGGATGATCAGGTTGCGGGCGACGATCGCGTAGTGCTCCTCGTCGAGCAGGTCCCGGGGGTGCAGGCCGCCGGTCAGCACGCCCCGCCACAGGTCGCCCTGGTTGCGCAGCTCGTGGGCCAGGTCGCGGGGCTCGGCCTCGGCCGGGTCGCCGGCCAGCGTGGCCCGGACGGCGGTCGTCCAGCTCTCCAGCGAGCGGCGCACCACCGGGGCGGCGTACGGCGGCAGCACGCTGGCCAGCTCCTCCAGCCAGCGGCGCAGCTCGGTCTGCCGGCCGCCGAACCGGTGCGCCAACTGCTCGGCGTCGCACCGCCGTACGGTGTCGGCGAGCGAGCGTCCGAGCCGGTACGCGAGCCCGACCCGGTGGTTGGTGGCCATCGCCCAGCGCAGCACGTCCACGTTCAGCTCGTTGAGGGCGAACAGCATCGCGGCCACGTCGCCGGGCCGGTCGTGCCGGGCCCGACCGACCTTGGCCTGGGCGGCGGCGGTGGACGGGCCGACCCCGTCGTTGCGGCTCAACGCGGCGATCTGGGCGAGGGCCACGTCCACCCCGTCGAGGTACATCTGCATGCGCTGTCGTCCCGACATCTCGGTCAGGTTGGACAGCTTGGCCGGGGGGACGGTCGGACGGGGCCCGCCCCCGTCACCCAGGCCGGTGAGCTGCGCGTGGTGGTACGCGTCGGCCATCCACCAGCCGAGCCGCAGCGCGGTCACCACGCACGCCCGTTCCGCCGCCGTCCCGGGGTGTCCCGCGCTGGCGTCGGGCTCGGGGCGGCCGGCCTCGTCGAGGCGGGGCGTCGGCTCCGCGCGGAGCCGCTGGTGGCGTGACTGCACAGGTCCCTCGCTGGCGTACCGTTACGCCCAGCTTATTCGTATACCAGTGCTAATTTCGTGAAAACGTCATTTCCCGGGGGGCCGGTCGGCGAGCAGCCCACGCGGACGCACCGAACGTACCGGCTCGGCGGCCCCGCCCTCGGCGCGCAGGATGTGGTTCGCGGCGATGATCCCGGTGGCCGCCGCCCGCTCCATCAGCGCGCTCGGGAAGTCCGTCCGGATCCCGTCGCCGGCCAGGTAGAGGCCGGCGGCGCCGGTGCGCACCCCGGGCCGGGTCGCCTGGCCGCCCGGCCGGAACGCCGGGGCCTGCGCCTCCACCCGGGCGCGCAGCTCACGGACCCGCAGCCCGGCCACCTCCGGCCAGAGCGCGGCCAGCTCGCCGCGCATCCGCTCGGCCAGCACGTCGGCGGCCACCCCCGGCTCACACGCGTACGCGTGCACCTCCACCACCGAACCGCCGACGCGCTCCGCCCAGCGGCGGGACTCCCGCTCCAGCCGGTGGTAGAGGGTCACCGAGTCCAGGGTGGCCTCCCGGGACACCCCGCTGAACACCGCCCGGTCGGCGCGCACGTCCCCGTCCAGCCAGTACCGCGCCACCGCGTACGGCGGACCGGGCGGGCCGAACGCGGGCATCCGCGCCACCAGGTCCCCGGCGACCGCCGCGAGCCCGGGGGAGGCCCCGACCAGCGCGGCCAGCGCCGGCGGGTCGACCGCCAGCACCACGTGCCCGCCCCGGTACGCCGTGCCGTCGCCGGTCGTCACCTGCCAGCCGTCCGCGTCCCGCGCCAGGGTGGTGGCCGCCGCCCCGGTGACCACCCGACCGCCGTGCCGCCGCAGGTGCCGGGTCAGCGGCGCCCAGATCACCGTCGCGTAGTCCTCGGCGGGCGCGTCGAACGCCAACCCCTCGGCGTTGCCCAGCAGGTAGAAGTGGAACTGCGCGACCATCTCGGCGGCCGACATCTCCGCCTCGTGGTTGAAGAACGAGTGCGAGAAGACCTCGAACAGCATCGCCCGCGCCCGGTCCGGCAGCCGCAGCGAGTCGAGCAGCTCGGCGGCGGTCCGGTCGTCCAGCTCGGCGTAGGTGCGCTCCGGATCGTAGGTGAGCAGCGGTAACGCGGCGTCCCGGTCCATTCCGCGCAGGTCCCGCAGCCGCAGGCTGGGGCTGCGCAGCAGCAGGGCGAGCAGGTTCGCCGGCGGGGCCGGCGGCAGCCGGCCGAACTCCTCGGTCGGCCACCGTCGACTCAGGATCGGGTAACCCGGCACCGCCCGCAGGAAACCCAGCCCCGGGTCGGCCCGCCGCAGGATCGACCGCCAGTTGTAGTACTGCCGGAAGAACGCGTGGAAGCCGTGCTCGACCACCTGCCGGCTGCCGTCGGCCAGGGTCTCCGGCCACGCGCCGAGCCGCCCGCCCAGGGTGGGCGCGGCCTCCAGCACGGTCACCCGGACGCCCCGTTCGGCGAGCACCACCGCCGCCGACATGCCGGCGATGCCACCGCCGACCACCACCACGTCGACCGGGCGGGGCACCCGCGACGCGCCCCCACCGCCGGGGTCCACGAGGTGCTCCCGTACGCCGATCAACCGGCCGACCCGCTGCGACAGCGCCATGCGCCCAGTCTCCCCCAGCCCCGGCCGGACCGCCCTCCGTGCAGGTCGGGGGGCGCGCCGGGGTCACCCGTCGGGGCAGCGGCGGGGGCGGTCCGAGGCGGGCCAGACGTACTCCAGGTCGTCCGGCACGGCACCGAAGAGCGGGCGGTAGTGGTCGGGATCCTTGCGCAGCAGGGACGACCGGTGGCTGCGGTGCAGGTCCTCCCGGCCCAGCCAGGGCGGCAGGTCACCGGCCCCGGCCAGCTCCGGCTGGGTACGGACCACCCGGAGGCCGCAGCCGGTGGCGAGATCGGCGACGAGGGTGGCCGCGCAGGTGTCCGCCCGCCCGCCCGCGCGCCACACCGCGCACACGTCCAGGCCGTACCGGACCAGCGCCTCCTCGTACCCGGCCCACATCTTCACCGCCGGATGGTGCCGCCAGCCGTACCCGGGTCGGGTCAGGCCGCGCAGCACCTGGATCGCCTCCACCCGCTGCTTGCCGAGCCGGCGCTGGTCCAGCACCCGGGCGCTGGCCAGGAAATCCGGGTACGGAAGGAACGTCTGCACCGCTGAGCTCTACCCGTAGCGTCGGGCCGCATGCCTCGCCCGCGGCGCGTGGACGGCGGTGGATACCATGCGGCGCATGGCGGAGCCCCTGCTCGACCGCGCGTGGCGGGCCGGCCGACGACTACGCCCCAACGGTTCCCGACGCCACTACGTGGTCTGCGGGCACGACCCGCTCGCCTACTGGGTGGTTCGGGCGTTGCTCACCAGCGAGGTCGCCAGCGGCCGGATCCGGGTCACCCTCATCGTGCCGGAACGTCCCCGCTCCGACGGCCCGGACGGGCGGCACATCCACGGCGTCGACGTGGTCCGGGCCGACCGGCTGGACACCGCCACGTTCCGCCGGGTCGGGCTGGCCGACGCGGCCGGGCTGGCCCTGCTGCACCAGGACGACGTGGGCAACCTGTCGGCCGCGCTCTGCGCGCAGGAGGTCGAGCCGAAGCTGCGCCTGGTGGTGCGCATGTTCAACACCGGCCTGGCCAACGGGGTCCGGCAGATCTTCCCCGACTCGGCGGTGCTGTCGGACGCCACCATGGCCGCCCCGGCGTTCGTCGCCGCCGCGCTCGGCGAGGTCGCCCCCACCCACTTCCGGCACGCCGGCCGCACCCTCTACGTGGCCCACCGCGACGACGTACGCCCGGAGGAAGTCGTCTGCGCGGTGGCCGACACCCGCGATCCCCGCGAGGTGCGGCTGCTGCCCGCCGACGAGTCCACGGCGGACGTGGTGCTCGCCGAGGCGACCGGCCGGGCCCCCGGCGCGGAGCTGGCCGCCCGCCGGTTGGCCAGGGCCCGGCGGCGGCGCGGCTGGCGTCGGCCGCTGGCGGTGCCGTTGCGCGCGGTACGCAGCTTCGCCACCCGCAAGATCGGGGCTGCGGTGCTGGCGGTGCTGGCCCTGATCGGGACGCTCGGCTGGCTCAACGGCCGGGCCGCCCACCTGAGCTGGGCCGACGCGCTCTACCTCACCCTGGTCACCACGCTCACCGGCCAGGATCCCGACGCCGCCAAGCCGCTCGCCGAGCAGATCATGCAGGTGGTGCTCAGCGTCGCCGGCCTGGCGCTGATCCCGTTGATCACCGCCGTGGTGGTCGACGGCGTGGTCAACGCCCGGCTGGCCCTGCACTCCGGCCGGATCCAGCCGGACCGGGCCGGGCACGTGGTGGTGGTCGGCCTCGGCAACGTCGGCACCCGGGTGATGGCCCTGCTGCACGACTTCGGTGTCGAGGTGGTGGCGATCGACAGGCACGCCGAGCCGCGTGGCGCGTCGCTGGCCCGGCGGCTCGGCGTACCGCTGATCGTCGGGGACGCGGCGCTGGAGGACACGTTGCGGGCCGCGTCGGTGGGCGCCTGCCAGGCCCTGGTGGTGGTCTCCACCGACGACGCCACCAACCTCCAGGCCGCCCTCAACGGCCGGGCGCTGAACGAGGACCTGCGCGTGGTGCTGCGCCTGTTCGACGGCGACTTCGCCGAACGCATCCAGCGTGCCTTCGGCATCGGCGCGTCGAGCAGCGTGTCGTACCTGGCCGCGCCGTCGTTCGCCGCCGCCCTGCTGGACCGCGCGATGATCGCCACCATCCCGGTCGGCCGGCACGCGCTGCTGGTCACCGAGGTCTCGGTGGCCGCCGGATCTCCGCTGGACGGTCACCCGCTGGACGCGGTCGGCCGTCCCGGCGAGGTGCGGCTGCTCGCGCACGCCCGCGCCGGCCAGCCCCGCTCCGAGTGGCGCCCCGACCCGCGCCTGGTGATCGTGGCCGGTGACCGGCTGACCGTGCTGGCCCGCCGCGCCGGCCTGAACGCGCTGCTCCGCGAGGTCACCGCCCCCGACATTCCGCCCTCGGCCGTTTCCCGGTCCGTCCCGCCGGGCGTTGTCCCGCCCCCGACGGCTCCGGCCGCCCGCGTCGCGCCGCCGACTCCGGGCGGACCACCGGCCCGGAGCGCGCCGCCACCCGTGGAGTCGTTGCCTGCGGAGCCGTTGCCCGCCGAGTCGGACGAGTCTGGCACGTCCTGACGGTCGGCACCGTCTTTCAGCCGCCCTGACGGAGACTTCCACGGTAGTGGATGTCATGTCGGCGGTCTTCGAAAAGGCACGGTGTACGTCCGGCGGGGGCTGGTCGGGCCGGTCGCCGAGATCCTTGATCTGGGGGTGTCGGGCGCTCACGACCAACCCGTTTCGCGGAAACGGAGTCGATCAAGGGGGTGGTCGACCGAAGTCGATCAAGGGGTGACTCGGCGGAAGCGGAAGCGGAAGCGGTGGCGGGCGGCGTACCAGAGGGTGCCGAGGGCGAGGACGCCGAAACCGGCGAGCACGCTGCCCAGCGGCAGGTTGGCCGCGAGCACCAGGCAGCCGACCAGCCCGGCCACCGCCAACGCCCGCCCCGGCAACCGCCGGTCCGGCTCCCGCCCCAGCGTCAGCGCCGCCGCGTTGGTGATCGCGTAGTAGACCAGCACCGTACAGCTCGAAAAACCGATCGCCTGACGGACATCGCCGAGGAGCGCCACCACGATCACCACGGCGGCGACGGTCAGCTCGGCGCGGTGCGGCACCCGGTGGCGGCGGTGCACGGCGGCGAGCCCGCCCGGCAGGTCCCGGCGGCGGGCCATCGCCAGGGTGGTCCGGCCGACCCCGGCGACCAGGGACAACAGCACCCCGGTCACCGCCACGGTCGCGCCGGCGCGCACCACCGGAGCCAGACCGGGCAGGCCGGCGGCGGTCACCACGTCGGCCAGGGGGGCGGCGGAACCGGCCAGCGCGTCGGCCCCCAGCACGCCGACCGTGACCACCGCCAGGACCAGGTAGATCGCCAGCACGACGCCCAACGCCAGCGGCACCGCCCGGGGGATGGTCCGCCCCGGATCGCGTACCTCCTCACCGAGGGTGGCGATCCGGGCGTACCCGGCGAACGCGAAGAACAGCAGGCCGGCGGCGGTGAGCACGCCCCGACCCGAGCCGCCCGGGTCACCCAGCCGGTCGACGGAGACCGCGCCGACGCCGGTCGCCGCGACCAGCGCCAGCACCGCCAGCACCACGCCGACCAGAATCTTCGTCGCGGTCGCGGTCTTGCCGATGCCGCGCAGGTTCACCGCGGTCACCGCCACCACGGCGGCGACGGCGACCAGCCGCGCCCGCTCCGGCCACAGGTACGCCCCGATGGTCAGCGCCATCGCCGCGCAGCTCGCCGTCTTGCCGACCACGAACCCCCAGCCGGCCAGGAAACCGGCGTACGGGCTCAGCCGCTCCCGCCCGTACACGTAGGTGCCGCCGGACTCCGGGTAGCGGGCGGCCAACCGGGCCGAGCTGGTCGCGTTGCAGAACGCCACGAAACCGGCCACGGCCACCGCGAGCAGCAGACCCGCGCCGCCGGCCGCCGCCGCGGCGGGCGCGAACACCACGAAGACGCCCGCGCCGAGCATCGACCCCAGGCCGACGACCACCGCGTCGGCCACGCCCAACCGTCGCGCCAGTCGATCCACGACCCCGACCCTAGGGGTACGGGGTGAACGGCCGGTTCCAGCGCCGTAGCCGACCCGGCAGCGGCAGGGCGTCCCACGGGATCCGGCGCAGGATCCGGTCCAGCAGCAGCCCGAGCAGCAGCCCGGCCACCGAGTCGGTCAACCAGTGCCAGCCCAGGTAGGTGGTGGTGAAGATGACCACGACGGGCGGGACCACCCGGATGGCGGTGACCAGTCGGGGCGGCACGCGCCGGCCGAAGTCGCGCAGCAGCGGGGCGAGCAGCAGCGCCAGCACGCCGTACCAGACGATCGCGTTGGCCACGTGCCCCGACGGGTACGACTGGGCGAACCGCAACGGCAGCTCGTCGGAGAACAGGGGCAGGGTCTGCTCGACCGGCAGGTACGGCTCCTTGACGCTGGCGCTCGGCGCGGGCCGGGCCGTCCAGACCTTCAACGGGCCGATGGTGAACGTCGTCAGCCCGAACGCCACCACCGGCGGCAGGATCGGCCGCACCGACCCCAGCCGGACCG
The sequence above is a segment of the Micromonospora sp. WMMD882 genome. Coding sequences within it:
- a CDS encoding AraC family transcriptional regulator — translated: MSRAVEQSNRAMLRARDAMDRSYAEPLDVPTLARIAHVSPAHFIRTFRATFGETPHRYLQRRRVERAMSLLMTTDRDVTDICYAVGFGSLGTFSRTFRGIVGESPTAFRRRRAAADAVPSCFAKAWTRPSSFG
- a CDS encoding VOC family protein is translated as MTMMNAISRSQIFVLDQDEALDFYVGKLGLEVHTDVDLGFMRWLTVNVPGDREREILLERPGPPALDPATAEQVRELLTKGAAGGYLFMTTDDAYQTHADLVAKGVDITDEPTERPYGIDFGVRDPFGNRIRVGQMF
- a CDS encoding M4 family metallopeptidase; translation: MRRSLAAVSSALLASSLLTGVAATPAQAAPTPADPDAAARSALRANPAVVKGSNRESYAAHRTTVDRDGAGHVRYTRRYQGLRVAGGDFVIHTTPGGGYAGSSVGLTTPLTLDVKPTFPAASAKTLAAARFKGRRTSVGTPELFVDATSGKGRLAWETVITGWQPDGQTPSRLHVVVDATTGRLIGTYDEIAMVAGTGYGVHGGQVTIDTVAANGSYTLTDPVRGDGSTCDMGNDTVTCAPFTDADNVWGSGTVGSRQSAAVDAHYGAAKTYDYFKNVHGRDGVFGDGRGVRSRVHYGDNYDNAFWDGLQMTYGDGWGNASPLVSLDIAGHEMTHGVTDNVVPGGLTYAGEAGGLNEATSDIFGTAVEFYANNPTDPGDYRIGEKLGPALRVMYNPAQDGVSDSCWSTATAGKDVHFSSGVGNHFFFNLAEGTGATPYGTSPVCGSAPAVTGIGRTRAERIWWRALDVYFTSNTSYVNTANPGNTARAYTLRAAADLFGGCGVEYRAVQAAWTAVNVAGGDAACTAADGFSLTLTPTSTAVNAGESATAGLTLATTGGAAQPEVTFSVSGLPAGATASFSPTVTSSDGQTTLTVTTAAGTPAGSYPVTVTATGATVTRTASLTLIVYGPGGVCPVGQQLVDPGFESGGTGWTATPGVVGQFGAVGQPARTGVWSAWLGGHGRTSTDSLDQRLALPAGCATYTLSYWMSVRTAETSTTKAYDTIRVQVLDGSGAVLATLATYSNLSRSDGYVSRSLSLAPYQGQSVTLRFVATEDVSLQTSFVLDDLAVTIA
- a CDS encoding enoyl-CoA hydratase/isomerase family protein, whose protein sequence is MSDPQLTVEVTGPVATVTISNPARRNAMTHEMWRRLPVLLDRVEADPAVRALVLTGAGDTFCAGADLADLGETLALGDAGVAVAAEERLAAFAKPTIAAVRGACVGGGCQLAVACDLRIVAADARFGVPPARLGLVYPAPTTRRLAALVGPATAKYLLFTGELIDAERAVRVGLADEVVPVDRLADRVAGLTGSVAARSQLTVVAAKEIVDGRADADRVAWWYGQVQTSGEAREGVAAFHERRPARFTWAVPPEKTSGPDVGAGPAGSWGD
- a CDS encoding FAD-dependent oxidoreductase, whose amino-acid sequence is MALSQRVGRLIGVREHLVDPGGGGASRVPRPVDVVVVGGGIAGMSAAVVLAERGVRVTVLEAAPTLGGRLGAWPETLADGSRQVVEHGFHAFFRQYYNWRSILRRADPGLGFLRAVPGYPILSRRWPTEEFGRLPPAPPANLLALLLRSPSLRLRDLRGMDRDAALPLLTYDPERTYAELDDRTAAELLDSLRLPDRARAMLFEVFSHSFFNHEAEMSAAEMVAQFHFYLLGNAEGLAFDAPAEDYATVIWAPLTRHLRRHGGRVVTGAAATTLARDADGWQVTTGDGTAYRGGHVVLAVDPPALAALVGASPGLAAVAGDLVARMPAFGPPGPPYAVARYWLDGDVRADRAVFSGVSREATLDSVTLYHRLERESRRWAERVGGSVVEVHAYACEPGVAADVLAERMRGELAALWPEVAGLRVRELRARVEAQAPAFRPGGQATRPGVRTGAAGLYLAGDGIRTDFPSALMERAAATGIIAANHILRAEGGAAEPVRSVRPRGLLADRPPGK
- a CDS encoding MSMEG_6728 family protein, translating into MQTFLPYPDFLASARVLDQRRLGKQRVEAIQVLRGLTRPGYGWRHHPAVKMWAGYEEALVRYGLDVCAVWRAGGRADTCAATLVADLATGCGLRVVRTQPELAGAGDLPPWLGREDLHRSHRSSLLRKDPDHYRPLFGAVPDDLEYVWPASDRPRRCPDG
- a CDS encoding NAD-binding protein, which translates into the protein MRRMAEPLLDRAWRAGRRLRPNGSRRHYVVCGHDPLAYWVVRALLTSEVASGRIRVTLIVPERPRSDGPDGRHIHGVDVVRADRLDTATFRRVGLADAAGLALLHQDDVGNLSAALCAQEVEPKLRLVVRMFNTGLANGVRQIFPDSAVLSDATMAAPAFVAAALGEVAPTHFRHAGRTLYVAHRDDVRPEEVVCAVADTRDPREVRLLPADESTADVVLAEATGRAPGAELAARRLARARRRRGWRRPLAVPLRAVRSFATRKIGAAVLAVLALIGTLGWLNGRAAHLSWADALYLTLVTTLTGQDPDAAKPLAEQIMQVVLSVAGLALIPLITAVVVDGVVNARLALHSGRIQPDRAGHVVVVGLGNVGTRVMALLHDFGVEVVAIDRHAEPRGASLARRLGVPLIVGDAALEDTLRAASVGACQALVVVSTDDATNLQAALNGRALNEDLRVVLRLFDGDFAERIQRAFGIGASSSVSYLAAPSFAAALLDRAMIATIPVGRHALLVTEVSVAAGSPLDGHPLDAVGRPGEVRLLAHARAGQPRSEWRPDPRLVIVAGDRLTVLARRAGLNALLREVTAPDIPPSAVSRSVPPGVVPPPTAPAARVAPPTPGGPPARSAPPPVESLPAEPLPAESDESGTS
- a CDS encoding APC family permease: MDRLARRLGVADAVVVGLGSMLGAGVFVVFAPAAAAAGGAGLLLAVAVAGFVAFCNATSSARLAARYPESGGTYVYGRERLSPYAGFLAGWGFVVGKTASCAAMALTIGAYLWPERARLVAVAAVVAVTAVNLRGIGKTATATKILVGVVLAVLALVAATGVGAVSVDRLGDPGGSGRGVLTAAGLLFFAFAGYARIATLGEEVRDPGRTIPRAVPLALGVVLAIYLVLAVVTVGVLGADALAGSAAPLADVVTAAGLPGLAPVVRAGATVAVTGVLLSLVAGVGRTTLAMARRRDLPGGLAAVHRRHRVPHRAELTVAAVVIVVALLGDVRQAIGFSSCTVLVYYAITNAAALTLGREPDRRLPGRALAVAGLVGCLVLAANLPLGSVLAGFGVLALGTLWYAARHRFRFRFRRVTP
- a CDS encoding phosphatase PAP2 family protein — its product is MRETPTVRRKARPAPVRPAGWWWDALLLAGLVGITVALAAGHLFGLDLAVADWAADHRPTVAYRIAVVFNLLGQGTPLTLLAAGLGVALAVRLGSVRPILPPVVAFGLTTFTIGPLKVWTARPAPSASVKEPYLPVEQTLPLFSDELPLRFAQSYPSGHVANAIVWYGVLALLLAPLLRDFGRRVPPRLVTAIRVVPPVVVIFTTTYLGWHWLTDSVAGLLLGLLLDRILRRIPWDALPLPGRLRRWNRPFTPYP